In Ostrea edulis chromosome 4, xbOstEdul1.1, whole genome shotgun sequence, a single window of DNA contains:
- the LOC125668510 gene encoding alcohol dehydrogenase class-3-like: MEDTTGKVITCQAAVAWEAKKPLVIETVEVEPPKAGEVRIKILYTGVCRSDAFFLNGSDPRKPFPFILGHEGGGIVESVGEGVTTVKPGDHVIPLYVPQCNECKFCKSPKSNLCDEMGIKYVKGVMPDGTSRFKCKGKPVYHLMGCSTFSQYTVVTETSVTKVNPSAPLDKVCLLGCGISTGYGAALNTAKVEPGSTCAIWGLGGVGLAVAMGCKEAGASRIIGVDINPDKFELGKKFGLTEGVNPKDHDKPIQDVLVGMTDGGLDFTFECIGNVACMRAALESCHKGWGVATVIGVAPAQQEISTRPFQLVTGRVWQGSVFGGWKSKDSIPKLVDSYMNKKILVDEFVSNNINLNQINEAFDLMHSGKSIRTVVKLW; encoded by the exons ATGGAGGACACAACCGGGAAG GTCATCACATGTCAAGCTGCAGTGGCCTGGGAGGCCAAGAAACCTCTTGTTATAGAGACTGTGGAGGTGGAGCCACCAAAGGCTGGGGAAGTCCGAATCAAG ATTTTGTATACGGGTGTGTGTCGCAGTGATGCCTTTTTCCTGAATGGGTCGGATCCACGAAAACCATTTCCCTTTATATTGGGTCATGAAGGAGGAGGTATTGTAGAGAGCGTGGGAGAAGGTGTCACTACAGTTAAACCAG GTGACCACGTGATTCCTCTGTACGTTCCTCAGTGTAATGAATGCAAGTTCTGCAAGTCTCCCAAATCAAACCTTTGTGACGAAATGGG GATTAAATATGTTAAGGGAGTGATGCCGGATGGAACCTCCCGATTTAAATGTAAGGGGAAGCCAGTCTATCATCTCATGGGATGTAGCACCTTCAGTCAGTACACTGTTGTCACGGAAACATCAGTTACTAAG GTGAATCCGTCTGCTCCCCTGGATAAGGTGTGTCTGCTGGGCTGTGGTATTTCCACCGGATACGGAGCAGCTCTCAATACGGCTAAG GTGGAACCTGGATCCACCTGTGCTATCTGGGGACTAGGTGGCGTAGGTTTGGCTGTCGCTATGGGCTGTAAAGAAGCTGGAGCTTCAAGAATCATTGGCGTCGACATCAACCCAGATAAGTTTGAGTTAG GTAAGAAATTTGGATTGACGGAGGGTGTAAACCCAAAGGACCACGACAAACCTATCCAGGACGTCCTCGTGGGGATGACAGACGGAGGGCTGGACTTCACGTTTGAATGCATTGGAAACGTGGCTTGCATG AGAGCAGCATTAGAGTCCTGTCACAAGGGATGGGGTGTAGCTACGGTCATTGGTGTGGCACCAGCTCAACAGGAGATCTCCACTCGTCCATTCCAATTAGTTACTGGTCGTGTTTGGCAAGGATCTGTATTTGGAG GTTGGAAAAGTAAGGACAGCATTCCAAAGTTGGTTGACAGCTACATGAACAAAAAGATCCTGGTGGACGAGTTCGTGTCTAATAACATTAACCTGAACCAGATCAATGAAGCCTTCGATTTGATGCATTCTGGGAAAAG CATTAGAACCGTGGTGAAGTTGTGGTGA